A region from the Acidimicrobiales bacterium genome encodes:
- the pyrH gene encoding UMP kinase, protein MLKLSGEALASSASDETIDAHTARRIAKEIAESRVEFGVELAIMVGGGNIWRGQTGAGEGMDRATSDTMGMLGTVINALALQDALEREGQPTRVLSAIAMAEVCEPYIRRRATRHLEKGRVVIFAAGMGNPFFTTDTSAALRAAEIEAQVVLKGTHGGVDGVYSADPKVDPSATRYDEIGYMDVISEDLRVMDLTAITFCKDNSLPIVVFDLMRAGNIRGALAGEQIGTLIT, encoded by the coding sequence GTGCTCAAGCTTTCCGGTGAGGCCCTCGCCTCGTCCGCGTCGGACGAGACGATCGACGCGCACACCGCCCGCCGCATCGCGAAGGAGATCGCCGAGTCGCGCGTCGAGTTCGGCGTCGAGCTCGCGATCATGGTCGGCGGCGGCAACATCTGGAGGGGGCAGACCGGCGCCGGCGAGGGGATGGACCGCGCCACCTCGGACACGATGGGAATGCTCGGCACGGTGATCAACGCGCTCGCGCTGCAGGACGCCCTCGAGCGCGAGGGGCAGCCGACGCGGGTGCTCTCGGCGATCGCGATGGCGGAGGTCTGCGAGCCCTACATCCGCCGTCGCGCGACCCGCCACCTCGAGAAGGGCCGCGTCGTGATCTTCGCCGCGGGGATGGGCAACCCCTTCTTCACGACCGACACCTCGGCGGCGCTGCGCGCCGCGGAGATCGAGGCGCAGGTCGTGCTGAAGGGCACGCACGGCGGGGTCGACGGCGTGTACAGCGCAGACCCGAAGGTCGACCCGAGTGCGACCCGCTACGACGAGATCGGCTACATGGACGTCATCTCCGAGGACCTGCGCGTCATGGACCTCACCGCGATCACCTTCTGCAAGGACAACTCGCTCCCGATCGTCGTCTTCGACCTGATGCGCGCCGGCAACATCCGCGGGGCGCTCGCCGGGGAACAGATCGGTACGCTGATCACGTGA
- the tsf gene encoding translation elongation factor Ts, translating into MSDYTPTAKEVQALRQATGAGILDARRALIECDGDQDKSTRWLREQGLAGASKRSERERAEGAVSVVVTGGGRLGGVLALECETDFVAKSAEFVQLVDTLAETLASEGEDALAKHDEEIDQLKVTLKENIAVGNHTRFEASPDAILDSYLHVQNGRGVNGVLVELAGATPELAHDVAIHIAFARPEYLRREDIPESVLAQERETIEATARNEGKPEEQLEKIVEGRLRGFVKERALLEQPYARDDKKSVAQILGDAQVLRFAQVVVGA; encoded by the coding sequence ATGTCCGACTACACCCCCACCGCCAAGGAGGTTCAGGCACTCCGCCAGGCGACCGGCGCGGGAATCCTCGACGCCCGCCGGGCCCTCATCGAGTGCGACGGCGACCAGGACAAGTCCACGCGCTGGCTCCGCGAGCAGGGCCTCGCCGGGGCCAGCAAGCGCTCCGAGCGCGAGCGCGCCGAGGGTGCGGTCTCGGTCGTCGTCACCGGTGGCGGGCGTCTCGGTGGCGTCCTCGCACTCGAGTGCGAGACCGACTTCGTCGCCAAGTCCGCCGAGTTCGTGCAGCTCGTCGACACGCTCGCCGAGACGCTCGCGAGCGAGGGCGAGGACGCCCTCGCCAAGCACGACGAGGAGATCGACCAGCTGAAGGTGACGCTGAAGGAGAACATCGCGGTCGGGAACCACACCCGCTTCGAGGCCTCCCCCGACGCGATCCTCGACAGCTACCTGCACGTGCAGAACGGCCGCGGCGTGAACGGCGTGCTCGTCGAGCTCGCCGGCGCCACCCCCGAGCTCGCCCACGACGTCGCGATCCATATCGCCTTCGCCCGCCCCGAGTATCTGCGGCGCGAGGACATCCCCGAGTCGGTGCTCGCGCAGGAGCGCGAGACGATCGAGGCGACGGCGCGCAACGAGGGCAAGCCCGAGGAGCAGCTCGAGAAGATCGTCGAGGGGCGCCTCAGGGGCTTCGTGAAGGAGCGCGCCCTCCTCGAGCAGCCCTACGCGAGGGACGACAAGAAGTCGGTCGCACAGATCCTCGGCGACGCGCAGGTCCTCCGCTTCGCGCAGGTCGTCGTGGGGGCCTAG
- the rpsB gene encoding 30S ribosomal protein S2 has protein sequence MAVVTMKQLLEAGVHFGHQTRRWNPKMKRFLYGERNGIYIIDLHQTLDRIDTAYRFLRDLVANGGTVLFVGTKKQTQDPVAEYATSCGMPYVNERWLGGMLTNFETISGRVRKLVELESRRSSGDFEAMPKKEALILTRELDKLARNLGGIRNLRRLPDAIFVIDTKKEHIAVTEANKLGLPVVAVVDTNCDPDVIDYVIPGNDDAIRSGRLMCRVVADAVSEGRYIASRRASDSLRQTRNEGGPAEPVPAEPEPAAEAAAAEPAEAAPVAEAAPATPAPASEAAPATATPASEAAPETELESVAASTPEA, from the coding sequence ATGGCAGTCGTCACGATGAAGCAGCTGCTCGAGGCCGGGGTGCACTTCGGCCATCAGACGCGGCGCTGGAACCCGAAGATGAAGCGCTTCCTCTACGGCGAGCGCAACGGGATCTACATCATCGATCTCCACCAGACCCTCGACCGCATCGACACCGCCTACCGCTTCCTCCGCGACCTCGTCGCGAACGGCGGGACGGTGCTCTTCGTCGGCACCAAGAAGCAGACCCAGGACCCCGTCGCCGAGTACGCGACCTCCTGCGGCATGCCGTACGTGAACGAGCGCTGGCTCGGCGGCATGCTCACCAACTTCGAGACGATCTCCGGTCGCGTCCGCAAGCTCGTCGAGCTCGAGTCGCGCCGCAGCTCGGGGGACTTCGAGGCGATGCCGAAGAAGGAGGCGCTGATCCTCACCCGCGAGCTCGACAAGCTGGCCCGCAACCTCGGCGGCATCCGCAACCTGCGGCGCCTCCCCGACGCGATCTTCGTCATCGACACGAAGAAGGAGCACATCGCGGTCACCGAGGCGAACAAGCTCGGCCTCCCCGTCGTCGCCGTCGTCGACACGAACTGCGACCCCGACGTCATCGACTACGTGATCCCCGGCAACGACGACGCGATCCGCTCGGGCCGACTGATGTGCCGCGTCGTCGCCGACGCGGTGAGCGAGGGCCGCTACATCGCTTCCCGCCGCGCTTCGGACTCGCTCCGTCAGACCCGCAACGAGGGCGGCCCCGCAGAGCCCGTCCCCGCCGAGCCCGAGCCCGCCGCCGAGGCAGCGGCAGCCGAGCCCGCCGAGGCAGCGCCGGTGGCCGAAGCGGCACCTGCAACCCCGGCCCCCGCGAGCGAAGCGGCACCTGCAACCGCGACCCCCGCGAGCGAGGCCGCACCCGAAACCGAACTCGAGAGCGTCGCTGCGAGCACCCCGGAGGCCTGA
- a CDS encoding response regulator transcription factor — protein MASHILIVEDDERIRASMCLALEDEGYDVTEAASGEEALEIFGQSLVSQPFDLMIIDIMLPGIDGFACCRELRRQSAIPIIMVTARTDTHDVVAGLEAGADDYVTKPFEPKELAARIRALLRRARLAEGGPAVLTFGDLEILPEAGVVRVASVEVHLTRTEFLLLCELAANPGKVLSREQLLERVWSYDYFGDGRLVDVHVRRLRTKVEPDPANPHHVLTVRGLGYKLAP, from the coding sequence ATGGCGAGCCACATCCTGATCGTCGAGGACGACGAGCGGATCCGCGCCTCGATGTGCCTCGCGCTCGAGGACGAGGGCTACGACGTCACCGAGGCCGCGAGCGGCGAGGAGGCCCTCGAGATCTTCGGGCAGTCGCTCGTCTCACAGCCCTTCGACCTGATGATCATCGACATCATGCTGCCGGGGATCGACGGCTTCGCGTGCTGCCGCGAGCTCCGCCGGCAGAGCGCGATCCCAATCATCATGGTGACGGCGCGCACCGACACCCACGACGTCGTCGCCGGCCTCGAGGCGGGTGCCGACGACTACGTGACCAAGCCCTTCGAGCCGAAGGAGCTGGCGGCGCGCATCCGCGCCCTTTTGCGGCGGGCGCGCCTCGCCGAGGGCGGCCCGGCGGTGCTCACCTTCGGCGATCTCGAGATCCTCCCCGAGGCGGGTGTCGTGCGGGTCGCGAGCGTCGAGGTGCACCTCACCCGCACCGAGTTCCTGCTGCTGTGCGAGCTCGCCGCCAACCCCGGCAAGGTGCTCTCGCGCGAGCAGCTCCTCGAGCGGGTGTGGAGCTACGACTACTTCGGCGACGGCCGGCTCGTCGACGTCCACGTGCGCCGGCTGCGCACCAAGGTCGAGCCGGACCCCGCCAATCCCCACCACGTCCTCACCGTGCGGGGTCTCGGCTACAAGCTCGCCCCCTAG
- a CDS encoding tyrosine recombinase produces the protein MSWEIEAFLQSLSATAPATVRAYCSDAEAFVEWAARSGLDGPEKVDRLLLRRYLAYLDTRGYSRRTIARKASTLRRYFAFAERRHLIAVDPSRRLSAPRGAARLPQVLSDEELAGLLEPAAAAPAGGGERDARADALDLRDDAVLELLYGSGLRVSECCGIDLGDVDLANGVVTVWGKGSKQRRVPMSAASVATLTGYLREARSALFADDSPAGAVFFNQRGSRLGPRDVRRIIDRRASRPTHPHALRHSFATHLLDGGADLRVVQELLGHASLQTTQIYTHVSRERLLAVYAETHPRA, from the coding sequence ATGAGCTGGGAGATTGAGGCGTTCCTGCAATCACTCAGCGCGACCGCTCCGGCGACGGTGCGCGCCTACTGCTCCGACGCCGAGGCCTTCGTCGAATGGGCGGCGCGTTCGGGCCTCGACGGCCCCGAGAAGGTCGACCGCCTGCTGCTCCGGCGCTACCTCGCCTACCTCGACACACGCGGCTACTCGCGGCGGACGATCGCCCGCAAGGCCTCGACCTTGCGGCGCTACTTCGCCTTCGCCGAGCGCCGGCACCTCATCGCGGTGGACCCCTCGCGCAGGCTCAGCGCGCCGCGCGGCGCGGCGCGCCTGCCGCAGGTGCTGAGCGACGAGGAGCTCGCCGGCTTGCTCGAGCCCGCCGCAGCGGCCCCTGCCGGAGGCGGCGAGCGCGACGCGCGGGCCGACGCGCTCGACCTCCGAGACGACGCCGTGCTCGAGCTCCTCTACGGCTCGGGGCTGCGGGTGAGCGAGTGCTGCGGCATCGACCTCGGCGACGTCGACCTCGCGAACGGCGTGGTCACGGTGTGGGGGAAGGGCTCCAAGCAGCGGCGGGTGCCGATGAGCGCGGCGAGCGTGGCGACGCTCACCGGCTACCTGCGCGAGGCGCGCAGCGCGCTCTTCGCCGACGACTCCCCCGCGGGGGCGGTCTTCTTCAACCAGCGGGGCAGCCGTCTCGGCCCCCGAGACGTGCGGCGCATCATCGACCGCCGGGCCTCACGGCCCACCCACCCGCACGCGCTCCGCCACAGCTTCGCCACCCACCTGCTCGACGGGGGAGCGGACCTGCGCGTCGTCCAGGAGCTGCTCGGCCACGCCAGCCTGCAGACCACCCAGATCTACACCCACGTCTCGCGCGAGCGGCTGCTTGCGGTCTACGCGGAGACCCATCCGCGGGCCTGA